The Arcobacter roscoffensis genome segment AGATTTATCTTTTACAATACCTACTGGAAAAATAGTACTTATATTTTGAACAGCACTTATTACAGATAATTTATTTAATCCATAAGCTTCTATTTTTTCATCATTAAAAGTAATCAAAAGCTCTTTATCGCTTTTTCCTAAAACATTTACCTCAGATAAATCTTTTAGCTTCATGATTTGTGATTTTACATCCTCTGCAACATCTATTAAATACTCTTTTGAAGCTTTTTTATCTTTTGAGTAAACAGCAACTGTAATCAAAGGAAAAGCATGTTCCATAGTCTTTACTGTTGGTTCATCCATATCACTTGGAAGATTTGGTTTTACTTTTGCAACTATATCTTTTACATCATTTACTACATCTTCTGGCTTCTCGCCATCTTTTAAATCAACTTTTATATTAAAAAAACCATTTTTAATAGTTGATGAAATTTTCGTTGCTGCACTTAAACCTAAAAGTTCATCTTCTATATCACTTACAGCAATTTTATCAAGTAACTCAGAACTAGCACCCACATACGAGCCACTAATAGATACAGCTTCTAGGGCTGAGGGTGGGAATATCTCTTTTGGTATTTTAAAATATGCAAAAAAAGCTAATAAAAATACAAAAAGCAATAACAAATGGTTTAATATTGGTTTTCTTAGAGAAAAATCTATAATACTACTTATCATTTTCTAACTTTAATGGGTTAAATAGTAGTGAATCAATAATTTGATTTTTAAATTTCATATCTTCAAGTTGTTGTGATAAAAACCTATTCTCTTCTTGAAGCGAAATATAATGGGCATATAATTTATTTACATCCTTACTTACATAATAGATATTATTTCTAAGATATATTTTTGGAAAATAAATTGTAATCGCAAATATTAATATGGTAAATACAATAATTAAAGAATTAGTAGCATTTAGCTTAATCAAATTTAAAAATCCTTAATTTTGAACTTCTACTTCTTGGGTTTTGCTTTATCTCTTCTTTTGTTGGAATAATAGGTTTTTTTGTAATAACTTTTCCTAAAGCATGGTCATTTCCACATGTACATCTAAATGCTTCAGGAGGACAAATACATGATTTAGTCCATTTTTTAAAATAGTTTTTTACAATTCTATCTTCAAGTGAGTGAAAAGAGATAATAGCCACAATACAATTTTTAGGTTTTGAAGCTTCAATAGAATCAAAAAGTCTTGTTAAAACTCCCAACTCATCATTTACTTCTATTCTAATACCTTGAAAAGGAAGAGTTGCAGGGTGTATTTTACCCTTGTGCATTTTCTTTGACAGAAACTCAGCTAACTCTTTTGATGTTGAGAAAGGTCTGTTATTTACTATTAAAGAAGCTACTTTTTTATACTCTCGTACTTCTCCATACTCTTTAAAAACTCTTTCTAGTTCACTTTGAGAGTATGTGTTTACTACTGTTGATGCATCTAAAGCTTGATCTTGATTCATTCTCATATCTAAAGTTTCACTTTCAAAACCAAAACCTCTATCAAGTTTATCAAGTTGAAGAGATGATACTCCAATATCAGC includes the following:
- the rsmH gene encoding 16S rRNA (cytosine(1402)-N(4))-methyltransferase RsmH; amino-acid sequence: MQIPHIPVLYNETLEAFNNIEEGFIIDCTTGFGGHSFGLLSQNDTVKLICNDQDDEALNFSERRLEEFSSRVTFNKGNFEHVFEKFKDYDIRGILADIGVSSLQLDKLDRGFGFESETLDMRMNQDQALDASTVVNTYSQSELERVFKEYGEVREYKKVASLIVNNRPFSTSKELAEFLSKKMHKGKIHPATLPFQGIRIEVNDELGVLTRLFDSIEASKPKNCIVAIISFHSLEDRIVKNYFKKWTKSCICPPEAFRCTCGNDHALGKVITKKPIIPTKEEIKQNPRSRSSKLRIFKFD